CCGAGTGCTGGTCCACAATACGTTGTACCAGGGTGAGGCCTAATCCGCTCCCCGTCGATTTCGTTGTGAATCCCGGCGCCACCGCGCGCTCGAGGGTGGCGGGATCCATTCCGTGTCCCTGGTCTTCGATCTCCACGCGGAGCAGGGGCTCCGGGCCGTTCGTATCCCGGAGCGCTCGAAGCGTGATGATCCCGCGCTCCGGAGAGGCTTCCATCGCGTTCTTGATGAGGTTCACGAGCACGCGCTGGATCTGCGCTTCATCGGCCCAGGCTAACGGCAGCTGCCCCGCGACCTCAACGCGGAATTCGATCGGGGTGGATCCCCGGTAGAGCTTGGCGACATTCTCCGCGAGCGCCCCGAGGTCGCACGGTGTGAAATGCGGCTCGGGCAGCTGGGCCACCGCCGAGAAGGAAGTCACGAATTCCTGGAGCGAATGGACCTCGTTCAAGATCAGGTCCGCGTTCTCCTGCACGACCCGCGCCCGCGGCGCTTCGGGGCGGCGCGCCTCGTCCCTCAACCGCTCGAGCGCGAACTGAATCGGCGTGAGCGGATTCCGGATTTCGTGTGCGACCGCCCGGGCGACCTCGCGCCACGCGGCGAGCCGCTCCGCGCGGACGAGCGCGCGCCGCGAGGTCTGGAGCTCCTCCACCATCTGATTGAACGTGGTCCCCAGGAAACGGACCTCCTTGGTTCCCGAGGGCTTCACGCGATGGGATAGATCTCCAGAGGAGACGTGCTCCATGGCTCCGCGCAGCTCGAGGATCGGTCTCGCGGTATCCCGCGAGACGAAGTAGGCGAGCGCGAAGCTCGCGAGCCCGAGCACGACGGTCCAGATGGCCGCGAAGATCCAGAGGCTCCGCTCGGAGATCCACGTGTAGACGCTCAGCTTCCGGTACATCGTCAAATTCTGCTGGAGGTCGAGGATTTCCTTGGAGATTTCCGGATCGAGCTGGTAGCCGGCGAGGAGCATGTATTCCCTGCCCAGGGGAGCCACACCGCTCACCTGCCGCGGCGCGTCCCCGCCCGTGATGAGCCCCCCCTGCTCCAGCGCCCCGAGCAACGACTCGCGCTCCGGCTGGGGCAGCGTGATGCGGGGACCGAGCCGGGCCCCGAACACCCGCTCGGTCGGAGGGCCGATCCGGTACAGGCAGACGTAGTCGAGCCCGCGGCTCCTCGCTTCCTCGCGCAGATGGCGTTCCAGGTCGGCGGGGCGCCCCGGTGCGAGGAGCCGCCGCGTGGTGGGATCGAGCGCCATCACTTCGGCGTGCTGGCGGGCGTCGCTCCCGAGCCGTTCGATCCCTTCGCGGATCACCTCGAGCGACTGCGCGAGCGCGTTCTCGGTTTCGGGGTTTCGAAGCGCGGAGATGCTGCGGGAGAGGTAGTAGGTCACGATCAGGGTCAGGCCGAGGGACGGAATCAGCGAGACGAGGAGAAAGAGCGCAAGGAGCCGCTGGCGCAACGTGCCGAGCATCCTCTCCCCCCGGCTCTTGCCCGGACCTAGGTGGCGAATTCCGCTTCGCCCGCGAGCTGGCCGCACGCCGCGCCGATCTCAACCCCTTGGCTGTAGCGTACGGTAACCGCGGGGACACGCGGCTTCAGATACTCGGCGAAGCGCTGGATGCGCTCCGGCGCCGGCCGTTTGAAGCGGCCGGGGCCGATCGGGTTGTAGGGAATCAGGTTGATCTTGCACGGGAGCTGGGCGACCAGTCGGACGAGCCTCGCGGCGTCGGCGACGGTATCGTTCAGCTCCTCGA
This sequence is a window from Candidatus Eisenbacteria bacterium. Protein-coding genes within it:
- a CDS encoding HAMP domain-containing protein; the encoded protein is MLGTLRQRLLALFLLVSLIPSLGLTLIVTYYLSRSISALRNPETENALAQSLEVIREGIERLGSDARQHAEVMALDPTTRRLLAPGRPADLERHLREEARSRGLDYVCLYRIGPPTERVFGARLGPRITLPQPERESLLGALEQGGLITGGDAPRQVSGVAPLGREYMLLAGYQLDPEISKEILDLQQNLTMYRKLSVYTWISERSLWIFAAIWTVVLGLASFALAYFVSRDTARPILELRGAMEHVSSGDLSHRVKPSGTKEVRFLGTTFNQMVEELQTSRRALVRAERLAAWREVARAVAHEIRNPLTPIQFALERLRDEARRPEAPRARVVQENADLILNEVHSLQEFVTSFSAVAQLPEPHFTPCDLGALAENVAKLYRGSTPIEFRVEVAGQLPLAWADEAQIQRVLVNLIKNAMEASPERGIITLRALRDTNGPEPLLRVEIEDQGHGMDPATLERAVAPGFTTKSTGSGLGLTLVQRIVDQHSGRFFLESNPGIGTRAWFTLPAASEGPE